CGAGCTTCCGCCGCCCTTCTTCACGTGGAGATTCCCGTCTCCGTCACGATCGAACAACACGCCCAGGCTCAAGAGCCATTTCGCAATCGACGGGCCTTCTTCGACCATCACCTTGAGCAGCTGATGGTCGTTCTGCATGTGGCCGCCCTTCAGCGTATCCACGAAATGCGTCACGGGCGAGTCTTCCGGCGCCACCGAAATCTGCATGCCCCCTTGGGCCATGACGCTATTGGAGTCGCCGAGTCGAAGCTTCGTCGCCAGCATGACCTTGGCACCGGCTGCATGCGCATGAAGTGCTGCGGCACAACCGGCTCCACCACCGCCCACCACCAACACATCGGTCGTGTAGTGGGGCGTCAGATCGAATCCGTCGGCAATAGAGCTATCACCCTCCAGCAATGTCGCCAGCTCAATAGCCGTCTTGTCCCCCACATTGGGACCGAAACGGATCGGACGAAAAGCACTTGCCCGAAAGTCCGGATGATACTTATGGATCAGTTGATCGCGATCGGCCGGTGAGAGCTTAGGCAGGGTCTGCTTTCGTCGAGCATCCCGCGTCTGATGTACGATCTGTTGAAGGGCATGAATGTCCATGAATGTGCTTTCAGCGTTCAGCGACCAGCATTCAGCTTTTGCCTCATCTTCAGAAGCTGAGAGCTGACGACTGATGGCTCGTTAGGCTACTTGACCGTCGCGCAGTGATCGGCCAGTTCTTTCTCAGTCATCTTGAGGATCTTGGCCCATTCATCCGTAAAACGGCCGTCCTGAATTTCCTTGATGCGCGTATCCAGCCCCACAGGCTTCTCGGTGAAATGAGCCCCCTGCGCTCGGCTCACGTACAGGGCCACCAGATTAGGGGCGATGTCCGCGATACAGACTGGCGTACACATGCCGCACATCACGCAATCCATAAACATCTCGGACACACTTTTGAAATCGCCGAAGACCGCTTTCCAGACTCCCTCCCGCACGTCGATCTTCTGCGGGCAGGCTTCAGTGCAGGCGTTGCAGTTCCGGCAGAGCGGCGCTTCGGGATAGAGATTGAAGAGGTCTTGTTTCGGATCTTTGAGCGTCTGAATATCGTACGTCGCCTTGCGGGCTGGAAACGGCGGCATCATCGTGATCGACATCCCATCCTGAACCGCCATTTGGCAGGCCAGGCAGGTTCGCACTTTCGGATCGTCCTTGGTCCGATAGTAGGCTGCGCAGGCGCCGCAGAACCCACCGAGACAGCCG
The sequence above is a segment of the Nitrospirota bacterium genome. Coding sequences within it:
- a CDS encoding 2Fe-2S iron-sulfur cluster-binding protein; protein product: MAQEDSNVIDQPEVTRHKMVTVEIAGKKYDVPEGITIIKALWYSGQEVVRGAGCLGGFCGACAAYYRTKDDPKVRTCLACQMAVQDGMSITMMPPFPARKATYDIQTLKDPKQDLFNLYPEAPLCRNCNACTEACPQKIDVREGVWKAVFGDFKSVSEMFMDCVMCGMCTPVCIADIAPNLVALYVSRAQGAHFTEKPVGLDTRIKEIQDGRFTDEWAKILKMTEKELADHCATVK